In a single window of the Necator americanus strain Aroian chromosome X, whole genome shotgun sequence genome:
- a CDS encoding hypothetical protein (NECATOR_CHRX.G22036.T1) has protein sequence MNLDSFYEKLDEVIRNENSCEFIGSDFNAKLGKATEVEYRIEDLDLGTEMKTAVASPGDLREAKPEEQAGFRHRFSCLDHVYTVSKVIEVSRKHRLSLVLTFVDYEEAFDSVETNAILSALVEQPVDAS, from the exons ATGAATTTGGACAGTTTTTATGAGAAGCTGGATgaagtgatccgcaacgagaactCCTGCGAATTTATTGGCAGTGACTTCAatgcaaaactaggaaaagccACAGAAGTTGAATACAGGATCGAAGATTTGGACTTGGGGACCGAAATGAAAACTGCAGTCGCCTCGCCAGGCG ATCTGCGTGAAGCCAAACCtgaagaacaagctggattccgtcacaGGTTCAGCTGTCTGGACCACGTCTACACCGTGTCGAAGGTCATAGAGGTTAGCCGAAAACATCGCCTGTCCCTCGtcctaaccttcgtcgactatgaggaagctttcgacagcgtagaaacgaatgcaatattgtcagcgctggtcgaacAACCTGTGGATGCGTCATAG